From a single Natronorubrum tibetense GA33 genomic region:
- a CDS encoding DUF7113 family protein, protein MILVRGRAGGTELTGTLYERGERAPSFRGAPDENAAYVWVCDEFYEVDSGGSTQLVDGREVNLAFESPMPRGFDTRDQALEGAKEHVRTQFARIGIDPVDVELEVEKRDGDATDA, encoded by the coding sequence ATGATCCTGGTACGCGGTCGTGCCGGCGGCACCGAACTGACTGGCACGCTGTACGAACGAGGTGAACGAGCGCCCTCGTTTCGCGGCGCGCCCGACGAAAACGCCGCGTACGTCTGGGTCTGTGACGAGTTTTACGAGGTCGACAGCGGCGGGTCGACGCAACTGGTCGACGGGCGCGAGGTGAACCTCGCGTTCGAGTCGCCCATGCCCCGCGGCTTCGATACTCGAGATCAGGCTCTCGAGGGGGCCAAAGAACACGTTCGAACGCAGTTCGCCCGGATCGGTATCGATCCGGTCGACGTCGAACTCGAGGTCGAGAAACGTGACGGCGACGCCACCGATGCGTAA
- a CDS encoding DUF7344 domain-containing protein codes for MSSEASSGGGSKQDPLADVPTECYDVLRHPRRLRLLEVLGTYRTRLTLEELTTELVERESLEVSTGQARHDVRVSLVHNHLPRLAEYDIVEWDAETGAELVDDPPVHPADLARLLALCEGDRGQELLDAIVHPVRMPIVSVLSDHKRPLSVEQLASELVAHDTDVDAERATLSLYHSHLPMLADAGVLEFDHESGLIVRDEQELSTIQ; via the coding sequence ATGAGTTCGGAAGCATCCTCCGGCGGCGGAAGCAAACAGGACCCGTTAGCAGACGTTCCGACGGAGTGTTACGACGTTCTCCGTCATCCACGACGCCTTCGCCTCCTCGAGGTACTCGGCACCTACCGGACGCGACTCACTCTCGAGGAGCTCACGACGGAACTCGTCGAGCGCGAGTCTCTCGAGGTCTCGACGGGACAGGCGCGACACGACGTTCGCGTCAGCCTCGTTCACAACCACCTCCCGCGACTGGCCGAGTACGACATCGTCGAGTGGGACGCGGAAACCGGGGCCGAACTGGTCGACGATCCGCCGGTCCACCCCGCCGATCTCGCGAGACTGCTCGCGCTCTGTGAGGGCGACCGCGGACAGGAGCTACTCGACGCGATCGTCCACCCCGTCCGGATGCCGATCGTCTCGGTCCTGTCCGACCACAAACGACCGCTCTCCGTCGAACAGCTCGCATCGGAGCTCGTCGCACACGATACCGACGTCGACGCGGAGCGCGCAACTCTCTCGCTCTACCACTCGCATCTCCCGATGCTCGCCGACGCCGGCGTGCTCGAGTTCGACCACGAGTCCGGGCTGATCGTTCGAGACGAACAGGAACTGTCGACGATCCAGTAA
- a CDS encoding ATP-binding protein — protein MTDLGDFGEFSADADADSSALDDVEADSSRSESATSSADGSTGTNTEPTDDFEATSVEPRGEDVGIGALCVSQGLRVAEDEEETSLRAYVTHGNRSSIRIGSYLLAPYPDGETLFCRITGLEYAQQYHADDATEIHARRAMRTEEVDESDYKFVAELEPVAVLYDDDGELKRRMTDRVPKPQTVIAMADDTEQIKTGLKMPEEGVFLGHLSVGGEKVRTAASPPTIDYRIKDDYEAGDPLIFRHTLIAGGTGSGKTHGAKNILRQFLAEERTYPMDDSREVSPAVVQFDPQDEYAQMHDDNPDLDDEFARRLEREGVAYGGHDETTAFVPKVGDASYAAGHHSAQQVEFTIPFTMCRTRPWLVSGGSLNDNQYGALTFLIDRFFTDYGDDGTYAEFKSFLDDPALREELDESGRVHEATYDAVRRRVFGFEDVFDQDARPITELIHQFVRPGGLSVVPTYHVNDTRATEAVVLALSSLLIDEKLSNDPFFDRIKETPLVLGMDEAHNFLTDADSVQARKVISKFTEAAKQGRKERLGLFLITQDPQDIDDAVFKQINTTVVLNLGDEDAIKSVNIPSTLESKVPYMEKGQMVVYSPDNSEPVELVGLPKCLTRHGRD, from the coding sequence ATGACCGATCTGGGTGACTTCGGTGAGTTCAGCGCCGACGCTGACGCCGATTCGTCCGCGTTAGACGACGTCGAAGCCGATTCGAGCAGATCCGAGTCGGCGACCTCGAGTGCCGACGGGTCGACAGGAACGAACACGGAACCGACCGACGACTTCGAAGCGACGAGCGTCGAACCTCGCGGCGAGGATGTCGGCATCGGTGCGCTCTGTGTCTCCCAGGGGCTGCGCGTCGCGGAGGACGAAGAGGAGACCTCGCTGCGCGCCTACGTCACCCACGGCAACCGCTCGTCGATCCGCATCGGCAGCTACCTGCTCGCACCCTACCCCGACGGTGAGACGCTGTTCTGTCGGATCACCGGCCTCGAGTACGCCCAGCAGTACCACGCCGACGACGCGACGGAGATCCACGCCCGGCGTGCGATGCGAACCGAGGAGGTCGACGAGTCGGATTACAAGTTCGTCGCCGAACTCGAGCCGGTCGCGGTTCTGTACGACGACGACGGAGAGCTGAAGCGACGAATGACCGACCGTGTCCCGAAACCCCAGACGGTGATCGCGATGGCTGACGACACCGAGCAGATCAAGACGGGGCTCAAGATGCCCGAAGAGGGGGTCTTCCTGGGCCACCTCTCGGTCGGCGGCGAGAAGGTCAGGACCGCGGCGTCGCCGCCGACGATCGACTACCGGATCAAGGACGACTACGAGGCGGGCGATCCGCTGATCTTCCGGCACACCCTGATCGCCGGCGGCACGGGGTCGGGGAAGACCCACGGCGCGAAGAACATCCTTCGGCAGTTCCTCGCCGAGGAGCGGACGTACCCGATGGACGACAGCCGCGAGGTCAGCCCCGCCGTCGTCCAGTTCGACCCGCAGGACGAGTACGCCCAGATGCACGACGACAACCCCGACTTAGACGACGAGTTCGCGCGCCGTCTCGAGCGCGAGGGCGTCGCCTACGGCGGCCACGACGAGACGACGGCGTTCGTCCCGAAGGTCGGCGACGCGTCGTACGCCGCGGGCCACCACAGCGCACAGCAAGTCGAGTTCACGATTCCGTTCACGATGTGTCGAACGCGGCCGTGGCTCGTCTCGGGCGGCTCGCTCAACGACAACCAGTACGGCGCGCTCACGTTCCTGATCGACCGATTCTTCACCGATTACGGGGACGACGGCACCTACGCGGAGTTCAAATCCTTCCTCGACGACCCCGCGCTGCGCGAGGAACTCGACGAGTCCGGGCGCGTCCACGAGGCCACCTACGACGCCGTCCGCCGGCGCGTCTTCGGCTTCGAGGACGTCTTCGACCAGGACGCCCGGCCGATCACCGAACTGATCCACCAGTTCGTTCGCCCCGGCGGGCTCTCGGTCGTCCCGACCTACCACGTCAACGATACGCGGGCGACGGAGGCTGTCGTCCTCGCGCTCTCCTCGCTGCTGATCGACGAGAAGCTCTCGAACGATCCGTTCTTCGACCGGATCAAGGAGACGCCGCTCGTGTTGGGGATGGACGAGGCTCACAACTTCCTCACCGACGCCGACAGCGTCCAGGCCCGGAAGGTCATCTCCAAGTTCACGGAAGCCGCCAAGCAGGGCCGCAAGGAACGACTCGGCCTCTTTCTCATCACCCAAGACCCCCAGGACATCGACGACGCCGTTTTCAAACAGATCAACACCACCGTCGTCCTGAACCTGGGCGACGAGGACGCGATCAAGAGCGTCAACATCCCGAGCACACTCGAGTCGAAAGTGCCCTACATGGAGAAAGGGCAGATGGTCGTCTACTCGCCGGACAACTCCGAGCCGGTGGAGTTAGTCGGCCTGCCGAAGTGTTTGACTAGACACGGTCGGGATTGA
- a CDS encoding DUF4382 domain-containing protein, whose product MDRRTYLGSVGAVVAATTVAGCTGGESDTDDGGDDDETEYGVLSTSITDQPNDIDHFESLDVTIQGVWIKPADAEDDEAEDDDTVETEDEETENGDTEDDEEDEETQDDEEDTNADQSSGRYYIEFEDPQTADLVELQGDNTQLIDEAEVEVGDYQFLQLDVSEADGTLKDSDEEPVVETPGNAPLQFQEAFEIRAEETTRFIADFAPFRTGQGKYIIRPVASGTRVLYGDEEYTADEDENGEGGDSDGTDSEDESDDAAGNGN is encoded by the coding sequence ATGGATAGACGAACATATCTCGGAAGCGTCGGTGCAGTCGTTGCGGCCACTACGGTTGCAGGCTGTACAGGTGGTGAGTCGGATACCGACGACGGTGGAGACGACGATGAAACGGAGTACGGGGTTCTCTCGACGAGTATAACCGACCAGCCAAACGACATCGACCACTTCGAATCGCTCGACGTGACGATTCAAGGCGTCTGGATCAAGCCGGCCGACGCGGAAGACGACGAGGCCGAAGACGACGACACAGTGGAGACCGAAGACGAGGAAACCGAAAACGGCGATACCGAAGACGACGAAGAAGACGAGGAAACGCAGGACGACGAAGAAGATACCAACGCGGACCAGAGTTCGGGCCGCTACTACATCGAGTTCGAGGACCCACAAACCGCAGATCTGGTCGAACTGCAAGGAGATAACACACAACTCATCGACGAGGCCGAGGTCGAGGTCGGTGACTATCAGTTCCTCCAACTGGACGTAAGCGAGGCGGACGGCACCCTCAAAGACAGTGACGAGGAGCCGGTAGTCGAGACGCCGGGCAACGCGCCGCTCCAATTCCAGGAGGCGTTCGAGATCCGCGCCGAGGAAACCACGAGATTCATCGCTGATTTCGCTCCGTTCCGAACGGGGCAAGGGAAGTACATCATCCGCCCGGTAGCCAGCGGGACGCGGGTTCTCTACGGTGACGAAGAGTACACCGCTGACGAGGACGAAAACGGCGAGGGGGGAGATAGCGACGGTACTGATTCAGAAGACGAAAGCGACGACGCCGCCGGAAACGGTAACTAA
- a CDS encoding alpha/beta hydrolase, translating into MTDVLVPGGRDVRGTLEEPDGETNAIVVACPPHPQHGGSRSDGRLIAVSDALVEAGIACLRFDYGPWDEGYGEREDVRNVIRWARSEDRFGGAGADGLPVGVFGYSFGGSLALLAAADIDGTAAVSALAPTARLANDLDVVAALDRIESPVQICYGERDSTVDWEPVVDRAREHDDEVTPLPGDHFFVGQNAKIADEVSTFFEGAVLQSP; encoded by the coding sequence ATGACCGACGTGCTCGTTCCCGGTGGTCGGGACGTCCGCGGAACGCTCGAGGAACCTGATGGCGAGACGAACGCGATCGTCGTCGCCTGTCCACCGCACCCTCAGCACGGAGGATCGCGAAGCGACGGCCGACTCATTGCCGTCAGTGACGCGCTAGTCGAGGCCGGTATCGCGTGTCTCCGATTCGATTACGGCCCGTGGGACGAGGGCTACGGAGAGCGCGAAGACGTTCGCAACGTGATTCGGTGGGCACGTAGCGAGGACCGATTTGGCGGTGCGGGCGCAGACGGCTTGCCCGTCGGCGTCTTCGGCTACAGTTTCGGCGGAAGTCTGGCCCTGCTCGCCGCGGCTGACATCGATGGCACTGCGGCCGTCTCCGCACTCGCGCCGACTGCCCGACTCGCCAACGACCTCGACGTCGTCGCAGCACTGGATAGAATCGAATCGCCCGTCCAGATCTGTTACGGCGAACGCGATTCGACCGTCGACTGGGAGCCGGTTGTCGACCGTGCCCGCGAGCACGACGACGAGGTCACCCCGCTTCCAGGCGATCACTTTTTTGTCGGGCAGAACGCGAAAATCGCCGACGAAGTCAGTACGTTTTTCGAAGGGGCCGTGCTCCAGTCGCCGTAG
- a CDS encoding PspA/IM30 family protein: MGILSRTSYVIRSKINSVLNRAEDPTQTLDYSYEQMRDQLQQVKRGIADLTTQKKRLEMQKRRLEENVDKHNDQARTAVQQGREDLARRALEKKKTKMNQIEDLERQISQLQSQQDSLIDQKDELQNRIEEFRTKKETMKARHEAAKASSTVSEAMTATGEEFEDVGRAIERAEEQTEDMEARAAALDELHESGAFDDVLSDKDNIDRELEQLSTGSGVDAELETLKSELGEGETETSEPAADEEELDDVETEVDSEVEAELAELQDEENA, translated from the coding sequence ATGGGCATCCTCTCTCGGACCTCCTACGTCATCCGGTCGAAAATCAACTCGGTGCTCAACCGGGCTGAGGATCCGACGCAGACGCTCGACTACTCCTACGAGCAGATGCGCGACCAGCTCCAGCAGGTCAAACGGGGCATCGCCGACCTCACGACACAGAAAAAGCGCCTCGAGATGCAGAAACGCCGTCTCGAGGAGAACGTCGACAAACACAACGATCAGGCCCGGACGGCCGTCCAGCAGGGGCGAGAAGATCTGGCGCGACGCGCCCTGGAGAAAAAGAAGACGAAGATGAACCAGATCGAGGATCTGGAGCGCCAGATTTCCCAGCTGCAGAGCCAGCAGGACAGCCTGATCGATCAGAAAGACGAGCTCCAGAACCGCATCGAGGAGTTCCGCACAAAAAAGGAGACGATGAAGGCTCGCCACGAGGCCGCGAAGGCGAGTTCGACCGTTTCGGAGGCGATGACGGCCACGGGCGAGGAGTTCGAGGACGTCGGCCGCGCCATCGAACGCGCCGAGGAGCAGACCGAGGATATGGAGGCGCGCGCCGCCGCGCTCGACGAACTCCACGAGTCCGGCGCGTTTGACGACGTGCTCTCGGACAAGGACAACATCGACCGCGAACTCGAGCAGCTCTCAACCGGCAGCGGGGTCGACGCCGAACTCGAGACGCTCAAATCCGAACTGGGCGAGGGCGAGACGGAGACGTCCGAACCGGCCGCCGACGAGGAGGAACTCGACGACGTCGAGACCGAGGTCGACAGCGAGGTCGAGGCCGAACTCGCGGAGTTACAGGACGAAGAGAACGCCTGA
- a CDS encoding HPP family protein, with the protein MPDADLEVDEPETDFDLKDEYSATVNVFLHFTVLGAITLVTGRPFLFPSLGPSAYLMATGEQPRAEGGYHVIGGHAVAVVCGLIAYALVGNEVSAYVVFDRPNIAFSWELVYLTASATLAMMLTTTTMLLTKTNHAAACATTLIVALGLMGGLEDGVIIVIAVAILWYLHDRVISTLAEWFGFKPRDARA; encoded by the coding sequence GTGCCCGACGCCGATCTCGAGGTCGACGAGCCGGAGACCGATTTCGACCTGAAAGACGAATACAGCGCCACGGTCAACGTCTTCCTCCACTTTACGGTGCTCGGCGCGATCACGTTGGTCACCGGCCGACCGTTCCTGTTTCCGAGCCTCGGACCGTCGGCGTATCTGATGGCGACGGGCGAGCAGCCGCGGGCGGAGGGCGGCTACCACGTCATCGGCGGCCACGCGGTCGCCGTCGTCTGCGGACTGATCGCCTACGCGCTGGTCGGCAACGAAGTCAGCGCGTACGTGGTCTTCGACCGCCCTAACATCGCGTTCTCGTGGGAACTCGTCTACCTGACGGCGAGCGCGACGCTCGCGATGATGCTGACGACGACGACGATGCTGCTGACGAAGACGAATCACGCGGCGGCGTGTGCGACGACGCTGATCGTCGCGCTCGGGCTGATGGGCGGTCTCGAGGATGGCGTCATCATCGTCATAGCCGTCGCTATCTTGTGGTATCTCCACGACCGCGTCATTTCGACGCTCGCCGAGTGGTTCGGATTCAAACCGCGAGATGCGCGAGCGTAA
- a CDS encoding cupredoxin domain-containing protein yields the protein MSGRRTRRRLLSASAASVVAGFAGCLKEEVGGDDPLLGDPEAYAEVELSSANAGGQIEPPVVHLVAGGTVEWVVDSGDHEIVAYHPDTHGDQRRIPDGAEPWSSGELGPGDAFDRVLDDEGVYDYVSVPYESAGAAGSVVVGWPDPDEEPGLDPPSEAYPDAAKDALERRSDRVRALLEEVHE from the coding sequence GTGAGCGGACGACGAACCCGACGGCGACTGCTGTCGGCGAGCGCCGCGTCCGTCGTGGCCGGATTCGCCGGCTGCCTCAAGGAGGAAGTTGGTGGGGACGACCCGTTGCTGGGCGATCCCGAAGCGTACGCCGAGGTCGAACTCTCGAGCGCCAACGCCGGGGGCCAGATCGAGCCGCCGGTCGTCCATCTCGTCGCCGGCGGAACGGTCGAGTGGGTCGTCGACAGCGGCGATCACGAGATAGTCGCGTACCACCCCGATACGCACGGCGACCAGCGACGGATTCCCGACGGCGCGGAGCCATGGTCGAGCGGCGAACTGGGGCCCGGGGACGCCTTTGACCGCGTCCTCGACGACGAGGGCGTGTACGATTACGTCTCCGTTCCGTACGAATCGGCCGGCGCGGCCGGGAGCGTCGTCGTCGGCTGGCCGGACCCGGACGAAGAGCCGGGGCTCGATCCGCCGTCCGAGGCGTACCCGGACGCCGCGAAAGACGCCCTCGAGCGGCGCAGTGATCGGGTTCGGGCCCTGCTCGAGGAGGTCCACGAGTAA
- a CDS encoding FxLYD domain-containing protein: MTKSTPSRRRVLAALGVGSAAALAGCTGDGGPGIGGDPEYETGEIGDIDGEPRTEDEQVAAEALAEQEIDEGVTPLEEVALTDHEFVFEDDYRGSTVQGTVENTGDDRIELTEVRVRVYNDDGEQIGRYLSSTGDLDGGVTWEFQVIVLESPEDLADYDITALGTPT; this comes from the coding sequence ATGACGAAATCGACACCGAGCCGTCGGCGCGTGCTCGCCGCACTCGGCGTCGGCTCCGCAGCCGCACTCGCCGGCTGCACCGGCGACGGCGGTCCCGGAATCGGCGGCGATCCGGAGTACGAAACGGGCGAGATCGGCGATATCGACGGCGAACCGCGAACGGAGGACGAACAGGTCGCCGCCGAGGCGCTCGCCGAACAGGAGATCGACGAGGGCGTCACACCGCTCGAGGAGGTCGCACTCACCGACCACGAGTTCGTCTTCGAGGACGACTACCGCGGCTCGACCGTGCAGGGAACCGTCGAGAACACGGGCGACGATCGGATCGAACTCACCGAGGTCCGCGTCCGCGTCTACAACGACGACGGCGAGCAGATCGGGCGCTACCTCTCGTCGACCGGCGACCTGGACGGCGGCGTCACCTGGGAGTTTCAGGTCATTGTCCTCGAGTCTCCCGAAGACCTCGCAGACTACGATATCACCGCGCTCGGAACGCCAACGTAA
- a CDS encoding cupin domain-containing protein has translation MGYDTASKTDPESVVPEEFGGMWFLKEDLESDHLGFSILELEPGGKGKEHDETHTDQEEIYYTVEGTAEIELTDREETVTLEADDLIRLDAEESRQIFNRGDERVKLVLVGAPL, from the coding sequence ATGGGCTACGACACCGCGTCCAAGACCGATCCGGAGTCAGTCGTCCCCGAGGAGTTCGGCGGCATGTGGTTTCTCAAGGAAGACCTCGAGTCCGACCACCTCGGCTTCTCGATCCTCGAACTCGAACCCGGCGGCAAGGGGAAAGAACACGACGAGACCCACACCGATCAGGAGGAAATCTACTACACGGTGGAGGGAACCGCCGAGATCGAGTTGACCGACCGGGAGGAGACGGTGACGCTCGAGGCGGACGATCTCATTCGACTCGACGCCGAGGAGTCCCGCCAGATCTTCAATCGTGGTGACGAACGCGTCAAACTCGTGCTCGTCGGCGCGCCGCTTTGA
- a CDS encoding DMT family transporter — translation MSDTKDVLLFGALALIWGTAYTAIEIGLETLPPLLFAAARLDIAAAVFVGIVLLRRLEWRPRTKADLALVLSNGLLVIGAHFAFSFVGQSYVSSSVAAIVLSFTPIITPLIAIHLLPTERIVITDVVGLGAGLAGVIAIAVAGGTFDGQLLGIGLLLASAVVFALGSVLTERWTPVLPTMSLHAWSMGIGAVFLHATAYAYSGASIRSVTWTPSAVAALAYLGIVATAGGFLLYFALLSRTGATNVSLINYASPVVATIFGATLLGEQITAATVAGFALIVVGFALCNIRPLWRLTQSTRNASGGSRPLEHGEIRVRGNVYTATNDSQTHLQPSD, via the coding sequence ATGAGTGATACGAAAGACGTGCTGTTGTTCGGTGCGCTCGCACTTATTTGGGGGACGGCCTACACGGCGATCGAAATCGGGCTCGAAACGCTGCCGCCACTCCTGTTCGCGGCGGCCCGGTTAGACATCGCTGCCGCCGTCTTCGTCGGCATCGTTCTCCTCCGCCGTCTCGAGTGGCGACCCCGGACGAAAGCGGATCTGGCGCTCGTGCTCTCGAACGGACTCCTCGTCATCGGCGCGCACTTCGCGTTCTCCTTCGTCGGCCAGAGTTACGTCTCGAGCAGCGTCGCCGCGATCGTGCTCAGTTTCACGCCGATCATTACCCCGCTCATCGCGATTCACCTCCTCCCAACGGAACGCATCGTCATCACCGACGTCGTCGGTCTGGGCGCCGGGCTCGCCGGCGTCATCGCGATCGCCGTCGCCGGAGGCACCTTCGACGGACAGCTCCTCGGTATTGGACTGCTCCTGGCGTCTGCAGTCGTCTTCGCGCTCGGCTCCGTGCTGACGGAACGCTGGACGCCGGTTCTCCCGACGATGTCGCTCCACGCGTGGTCGATGGGTATCGGCGCGGTGTTCCTCCACGCCACGGCCTACGCGTATTCGGGGGCGTCGATCCGAAGCGTGACGTGGACGCCGTCGGCAGTCGCGGCGCTCGCGTACCTCGGTATCGTCGCTACTGCGGGCGGGTTCCTCCTCTATTTCGCCCTCCTGAGTCGGACCGGGGCGACGAACGTCAGCCTCATCAACTACGCGTCACCCGTCGTCGCGACGATTTTCGGGGCGACCCTCCTCGGCGAGCAGATCACCGCGGCGACCGTCGCCGGGTTCGCACTCATCGTCGTCGGCTTCGCGCTCTGCAATATCCGTCCGCTCTGGCGGCTCACCCAGTCCACTCGGAACGCGAGCGGTGGCAGCCGGCCGCTCGAGCACGGCGAAATTCGCGTCCGGGGGAACGTGTACACGGCGACAAACGATTCCCAGACCCACCTGCAACCGAGCGATTAA